The following proteins are co-located in the Tripterygium wilfordii isolate XIE 37 chromosome 2, ASM1340144v1, whole genome shotgun sequence genome:
- the LOC120010946 gene encoding serine carboxypeptidase 1-like: MDDVKVESSNQQRVFPCYMSLSTFEMWLGALSHPHGFQSNFVYRELVTNCSDGPKLMPTHLLKLQTPKGMLHWVVLQLPKIKTIGPADTKEEKVIKYFQSNKHPANTTLLRNQAFLICCEANQGETLYKFLEFKRSEYRSLAHPWQELHAAKNYSNVYIGPQEGLMQLNKIYALPGQPIGVDFEQYAGYVTVDPQAGRALFYYFVESPQNSSTKPLVLWLNGGPGCSSFGYGAMTELGPFRVNSDGKTLFRNDYAWNNVANVIFLESPAGVGFSYSNTRSDYNRSGDKTTAADAYTFLVNWLERFPQYKSRDFYITGESYAGHYVPQLAYTIMLNNKYTQQTVINLKGIAIGNAWIDDYTNIKGIFDHWWTHALISDQTIEAIHQYCDFAKEVYSNECMYYTEKASNETGDIDIYNIYAPLCLKPSSKKGSTGSVHDNDPCSDFYVESYLNTPEVQMALHTNKITWSGCSGKITKWIDSPTTILPIIKNLMRDGMRVWIYSGDLDAQVPITSSRYSIDSLNLPIKTAWHPWNINNEVGGYVVAYEGLTLATVRGAGLMVPRDQPERALTMFSSFLKGSLPLSAP; encoded by the exons ATGGATGACGTTAAGGTCGAGAGTTCGAACCAACAAAGAGTATTTCCTTGTTACATGAGCTTGTCCACTTTCGAGATGTGGTTAGGAGCCCTATCTCACCCACATGGGTTTCAATCCAATTTCGTCTATCGTGAGCTTGTTACGAACTGTTCTGATGGCCCGAAGCTTATGCCCACTCATCTGTTGAAACTCCAAACTCCAAAGGGCATGTTGCATTGGGTGGTTCttcaattaccaaaaataaaaactattg GTCCGGCAGatacaaaagaagagaaagtaaTTAAATACTTCCAAAGCAATAAGCATCCGGCAAATACTACATTGTTAAGAAACCAAG CTTTTCTTATATGTTGCGAAGCCAACCAGGGTGAGACGCTATACAAATTTCTGGAATTCAAAAGATCAGAATATCGTTCTCTTGCACATCCTTGGCAAGAGTTACATGCCGCAAAAAACTACTCCAATGTGTACATTGGCcctcaagaaggcttgatgcaaTTGAACAAGATTTATGCGTTGCCGGGGCAACCAATTGGTGTGGATTTTGAGCAGTATGCAGGCTATGTCACAGTAGATCCACAAGCGGGCAGAGCACTCTTTTATTACTTTGTTGAGTCCCCACAAAACTCTTCGACCAAGCCATTGGTTTTGTGGTTAAATGGAG GACCTGGATGTTCTTCATTTGGGTATGGAGCAATGACTGAACTAGGGCCCTTCAGAGTAAATAGTGATGGCAAAACATTGTTCCGCAACGACTATGCATGGAACAACG TGGCAAATGTAATATTCTTGGAATCACCAGCAGGGGTAGGCTTTTCTTATTCAAATACACGATCTGATTATAACCGCTCCGGAGATAAAACTACCGCAGCTGATGCCTATACCTTTCTTGTCAACTGGCTTGAAAGGTTCCCACAATACAAATCCCGAGATTTTTACATTACAGGAGAGAGCTATGCTGGTCATTATGTGCCTCAGCTTGCGTATACCATTATGCTCAACAACAAATACACGCAACAAACTGTCATTAATCTCAAAGGCATTGCT ATCGGAAATGCATGGATTGATGATTATACGAACATCAAAGGGATCTTTGATCATTGGTGGACACATGCCTTGATCTCAGATCAAACCATTGAAGCCATCCACCAGTATTGTGATTTTGCGAAAGAAGTATATTCAAATGAATGTATGTACTATACAGAAAAGGCCTCAAACGAGACGGGAGACATTGATATTTACAATATCTATGCTCCACTTTGCCTTAAACCTTCATCGAAGAAAGGCTCAACCGGTTCT gTCCATGATAATGATCCTTGTTCAGACTTCTACGTCGAGTCTTATTTGAACACTCCAGAGGTGCAAATGGCACTCCACACAAATAAGATAACATGGAGCGGCTGCAG CGGAAAAATCACGAAATGGATTGATAGTCCAACAACTATCCTACCCATCATTAAGAACCTCATGAGGGATGGCATGAGAGTGTGGATATATAG CGGAGATCTAGATGCTCAAGTGCCAATTACATCATCCAGGTATTCAATAGACAGCCTCAATCTTCCTATCAAGACTGCTTGGCATCCTTGGAACATCAATAACGAG GTTGGAGGGTATGTAGTTGCATATGAAGGGTTGACGTTAGCTACAGTTAGAGGAGCAGGGCTCATGGTTCCAAGAGATCAACCGGAACGTGCACTCACCATGTTTTCATCATTCCTTAAAGGAAGTCTCCCTCTTTCTGCACCATGA